The Brassica napus cultivar Da-Ae chromosome C7, Da-Ae, whole genome shotgun sequence genomic interval aaaaagaaatctcATATTGTGTTTGCATTCATTCCCCAGCTCCACTTtccatttttagattttgtgcattcatttaaaaataaaataaaaaaaatctacattccatatttgtttcttctttaaatcttgcataaaaataaaaataaaaaggcatagcattttttttaatttcgtgcATACCATAGTTGTTTCATAAGTCTCTTatgttcattaaaaaaaaaatcattcagcTTAGTTTATATCATTTTGGTCCAAGCATACATTTTAGTTTCCATTTCCggttttgtttttgcatttcatcccaagaaaattcaaaaaaatatccttgttagtttgtttccatatttttctcTCCATTTATTGTTCATAGCATCTCATACTGATTTATTTCGTGCTTGcatcagaaaaaaataaaaaaaatatttaaaaccataGTTTAGATCATTTGCATATTGTTGGTTTAATTGTTTCATTTtaagagaaaaattcaaaaaaaattcattgttagtttgctttttatattttctttccatTTGTGTTTCTTATCATATCATATAGTTTCATTTCGAATTTACattcagaaaaccaaaagaaaaatcatttattgCATAGTTACTTCATATCGGTTCATATTTGcatattttctcggtttagttAAATTGCATCATTGCATTTGTCTTATTTTGGTTCTACCAAAACTTCCCATACTTTCACTTGCTCTTTCAGATTGTTTTCAGGAAGCAATGAAAGAGGAGGGACACGGCCAAAACCTAAGGGCCACATTGAGCCAACAGTCCGCAGCTCTACAAAAGCTCCAAATTAAGATTGCTCAACTGGAGAAAAGAAATCAGGCACAAGGCCAACGACCCCAGCAAGGAAAAACAAGATGTGGAGATGTGCCAGGGGCTGTATATGtcgagcccaagccaccagatccttcaaggATCAATCAAACTCCAACTTCTAAAACCCACAACAATCATGTTGTTAATTCTCGGTTTGATTATAACTCTTTTGCTGATAAAATTGAACTCtttaaattttcaggaaaaataGGTTATCTTAGATGGGAGAGGAACcttgatgaatggtttcactTCAACAACATCCTGAGGAAAGAAAGGCTAGCTTATGCTATTGATCAACTTAGAGAAGAAGCCTTTAAATGGTgggtacaagaagaagatgataggtGGTTTTACAATGAGGCAACTATCAAAACGTGGAGAGCTCTTAAGGAAGTCATGAGGGATAGATTTGCACCAGATTTTACAAGTTCTGAAATCCAAGAACTATATCCAAGGAGGTATCCAATTCATGGTCCcaaagaagcaagaagaagtgGCACAAGAGGGTCAAAGAGTCTTGTCTCAACAAGATAACTTTCAGCCAAACCAGGGGCATGCCATTGTCCATTGCTTAGACCAGAAGAGTGACATCCCAAATGTCAGGAAGATGAGTACAAGTGTCGGCCAAAACACTTTGATCAGGTCCAAAGACAAACCAGAGCAAGCTATTGTCCAAGTAAAGGCCAgggtaagtcctatacttgataaatcttttcataaatcatctaccacttgtatgatgcacttgtctttgtccaagagTGTTATTACAGGTCTAAAGGAGCCTAGGTACATAGAAGAAGAGACGCCAGGCACAAGCCTTCCCACGGACCAGAAGGAAGCTCAAAGcacaaaacaatcaaagttgcttaataaaccaaaaccagTGATCATAGTATCAAACCAAGGTAAGTGTCAAACAACACCTTTAGATACTGGTTTAAACATTTGTATTCTTGGTACAGGAATACCAGATGAGAGCCACATTCTTACCGAACCAGAACATGAGCTCAATCAAAATCCACACCACAAGTGGAAACCGAAAACTGAACAAAAGATTGTTCAAGTGC includes:
- the LOC106404384 gene encoding uncharacterized protein LOC106404384; the protein is MNSELRPPGSKALPEAHAAVEEKDETPRESYRGRMRGHGKIGYLRWERNLDEWFHFNNILRKERLAYAIDQLREEAFKWWVQEEDDRWFYNEILQVLKSKNYIQGGIQFMVPKKQEEVAQEGQRVLSQQDNFQPNQGHAIVHCLDQKSDIPNVRKMSTSVGQNTLIRSKDKPEQAIVQVKARSVITGLKEPRYIEEETPGTSLPTDQKEAQSTKQSKLLNKPKPVIIVSNQGIPDESHILTEPEHELNQNPHHKWKPKTEQKIVQVPKPEEAKVSTRQRKNKKFLLPQLI